A single region of the Oryzias latipes chromosome 19, ASM223467v1 genome encodes:
- the LOC101175538 gene encoding integrin alpha-M-like yields MDWILFASPIWLVLEAALCFNVDPVAWKSLSSGDAGFGHQMVLRQSDLLVGAPLQQNTRNRRGNILKCSNGRCVTENISDGMLAVNMSLGLTMTSDPSTQNTLVCGPTIPTACKHITMYNGVCIELDKSNRVTRRVPSVLPQCKMANIAFLLDGSGSVSGTDFSKMKVFVTNLISSLQQEDAKFAVAQFSRGYETYFDFNTYSRYNWRTKVNNINQMDEGTYTARAIMNIVSGVFSGAFASNADKILIVITDGESSDPENLQSAIYQAQSANIVRYAIGVGSAFRSYSGKRELDLIASYPPQKHVFQVESFQALENIRKTLQSQIFPIEGSQTGGNTLKMEMSQEGFSAAYGPMGIQMGIVGANQWKGGYKRYSNSVSVSYGSEKMETDSYLGYSMAVATTTRGALTILGGPRYQHRGAVEVVSGDTFKQVINPSTLQAGEYFGAVVCAMDVDNDRFSDLILISSPMYKEADREGRVYVCTIVLLNIECSFDRPSSQTILRGHPTTKGRFGSALAVLPDLNMDTFNDLAVGAPLEDDGQGSIYIFHGERDKIINPSYSQRIAASEVQSGLKFFGLSFTQWSSDQSGDGLPDLVVGSKGTVVFLRSRPIVTVEPSVTFSPEKISTQEENCSKDLKTTARVCFIMKTRTAVDTAEAKITYTLTLDATRKFPNSRAYIAEKQRHQTSSLEVGLRKDECHSIEFFIQACPEDALNPLNNELSFKFEGLPSSTNLRPSLGHQSMTTFHPMEFEINCGADQTCMDNLKVDFNFSRSALVKVGIDELVNVTVSLENREENSYNSHVTLTYPAGISYRKFTIIKGRIECNSSDSEDGQSRGNTLCTVDKPIFKSKSKAIFIVSYGIETNSQVGRQISITANASSGNQQHSSLSELYKKKEIDVKYSILVTIEGSHIYRNFSFGKDLKKPFQQSAEVTNNFRALNLTVVIEVPIKLGDKDIWGDGETLQIPDCQSVKDDKPTITDFIDQVKKTKIVDCSVATCRTFKCRRFMEKQEKITHTISANLTSGWIEQIGLSSSRFLLISTVSLEYDQDQYIFFSTTSTHKPPVRKLEAEVEVYSEPDFTKEIVGGSLGGLAFVALVTAGLYKAGFFKSKYSQMINENANAADPDEDPDTGAPPEA; encoded by the exons ATGGACTGGATACTTTTTGCATCTCCTATCTGGTTGG TATTAGAAGCTGCACTTTGTTTCAATGTCGATCCTGTGGCTTGGAAGTCCCTGAGTTCAGGAGATGCAGGTTTTGGCCACCAGATGGTGCTAAGGCAATCAGA TTTGCTTGTTGGTGCACCTCTTCAACAAAACACGAGAAATCGAAGAGGAAATATACTGAAATGCTCCAATGGCAGATGTGTAACTGAGAACATTTCAG atgGAATGTTGGCAGTGAACATGTCCCTCGGTTTGACAATGACAAGTGATCCGTCTACACAGAACACTTTG GTGTGTGGCCCAACCATTCCCACTGCATGCAAACATATTACCATGTATAATGGCGTGTGCATTGAGTTGGACAAATCTAACCGAGTAACACGCCGTGTTCCATCTGTTCTTCCGC AATGTAAAATGGCAAACATTGCATTTCTGTTGGATGGCTCAGGCAGTGTTTCTGGAACAGACTTTTCTAAAATGAAGGTTTTTGTGACAAATCTCATCAGTTCACTTCAACAAGAAGATGCAAAG tttgcAGTTGCCCAGTTTTCTAGAGGATATGAAACCTACTTTGACTTTAATACATATTCCCGCTATAACTGGAGGACAAAAGTTAATAATATAAACCAGATGGATGAAGGAACATATACAGCTCGAGCCATCATGAACATTGT GAGTGGAGTTTTCTCAGGCGCTTTTGCGTCAAATGCAGATAAAATTTTGATAGTTATTACTGATGGAGAATCGTCTGACCCTGAAAACTTGCAATCAGCAATATACCAAGCTCAGTCAGCAAATATTGTTCGATATGCTATTGGG gtGGGCAGTGCATTCAGGTCCTATAGTGGAAAAAGGGAGCTTGACTTGATTGCATCTTACCCACCACAAAAGCATGTGTTTCAAGTAGAGAGCTTTCAGGCACTTGAGAACATAAGAAAAACTTTACAATCACAGATTTTTCCCATTGAAG GATCTCAGACTGGTGGAAACACACTGAAAATGGAAATGTCCCAGGAGGGCTTTAGTGCTGCTTACGGGCCTATG GGAATTCAGATGGGAATTGTTGGTGCCAACCAGTGGAAGGGAGGTTATAAGAGATACAGCAACAGTGTGAGTGTGTCCTATGGGTCTGAGAAAATGGAGACTGACAGTTATCTTG GTTACTCCATGGCGGTTGCTACGACTACTAGAGGTGCACTGACAATTTTGGGGGGTCCAAGATATCAGCACAGAGGAGCTGTAGAGGTGGTTTCTGGGGACACATTTAAACAAGTAATCAACCCCAGCACACTACAG GCTGGGGAATATTTTGGCGCAGTGGTTTGTGCCATGGATGTGGATAATGACCGCTTCTCTGATCTGATCCTCATATCTTCTCCGATGTATAAGGAGGCTGACAGAGAAGGACGAGTCTATGTCTGCACAATAGTTCTGTTG AACATAGAGTGTTCCTTTGATAGACCATCCTCACAAACCATATTAAGAGGACATCCAACAACCAAGGGACGGTTTGGATCTGCTCTCGCTGTTCTGCCTGATCTGAACATGGATACATTTAATGATCTAGCAGTTGGAGCACCTTTAGAGGATGATGGTCAAGGCAGTATTTACATATTCCACGGTGAACGGGACAAAATTATCAATCCTTCCTATTCACAG AGAATCGCTGCTTCTGAAGTGCAGTCAGGACTGAAGTTCTTTGGCCTCTCCTTCACTCAGTGGTCTTCTGATCAGAGTGGTGACGGACTGCCTGACTTAGTGGTGGGTTCAAAGGGCACAGTAGTTTTTCTCAG GTCCAGGCCTATAGTGACTGTGGAACCTTCTGTTACCTTCAGCCCAGAGAAAATTTCAACACAGGAAGAAAACTGctcaaaagatttgaaaaccaCAGCCAGAGTCTGCTTCATCATGAAAACACGAACTGCTGTTGACACAG ctgaggCAAAAATTACTTACACTTTAACACTGGATGCCACCCGAAAGTTCCCAAACAGCCGAGCTTACATTGCTGAGAAACAACGACATCAGACTAGCTCACTTGAAGTTGGCTTGAGAAAAGATGAGTGCCACTCCATTGAATTTTTCATTCAG GCTTGTCCAGAAGATGCTCTGAATCCACTTAACAACGAGCTCAGTTTTAAATTTGAAGGTTTACCTTCCAGCACAAATCTTAGACCAAGTCTTGGTCATCAATCTATGACAACCTTTCACCCG ATGGAGTTTGAGATCAACTGTGGCGCTGATCAGACATGTATGGATAACCTGAAAGTGGATTTCAACTTCAGCCG CTCTGCGTTGGTTAAAGTGGGCATCGATGAACTTGTGAATGTAACCGTATCACTGGAGAACAGAGAGGAAAACTCATACAACAGCCATGTTACTCTCACATACCCAGCTGGAATCTCCTACAGGAAGTTCACCATCATTAAG gggAGAATTGAATGCAACTCTTCAGACAGTGAGGATGGTCAAAGTCGGGGAAACACGCTCTGCACGGTTGATAAACCAATTTTCAAAAGCAAATCCAAG gctATTTTTATAGTTTCCTATGGGATTGAAACCAACAGTCAAGTTGGCAGACAGATCTCCATCACTGCTAATGCCTCCAG TGGGAATCAGCAGCACTCCTCTTTGAGTGAACTCTACAAGAAAAAGGAGATTGATGTGAAGTACAGCATTCTGGTTACAATCGAGGG GTCCCACATCTACAGGAACTTCTCTTTTGGAAAAGACCTGAAGAAACCATTCCAACAATCTGCAGAG gttaCAAACAATTTCAGGGCATTAAATCTGACTGTTGTGATCGAGGTTCCTATAAAACTCGGAGACAAAGACATTTGGGGAGATGGGGAAACTCTGCAG ATTCCAGATTGTCAAAGTGTCAAAGACGATAAACCGACCATCACTGACTTTATTGATCAAGTAAAGAAGACCAAAATAGTG GACTGCTCTGTAGCCACATGCAGGACATTCAAGTGCAGAAGGTTCAtggaaaaacaggagaaaataaCACATACCATCTCTGCCAATCTGACTTCAGGGTGGATAGAACAG aTTGGACTTTCTTCCTCCAGATTCCTCCTGATCAGCACAGTCAGTCTTGAATACGACCAAGATCAGTACATCTTTTTCTCCACAACTTCCACCCACAAGCCTCCTGTTCGCAAG CTTGAAGCAGAAGTGGAGGTTTACTCTGAGCCAGATTTCACTAAAGAGATTGTTGGAGGATCTCTGGGAG